The segment AACCTCCATTTATCTTTCTGAATTTTCAGGTATGTGGGTAAGTCCCATCTTTACTAGGTCCTCTGCATTTGTGGAGTTGAAAATACATTGGGATCACAAGCcaatgaggcagctagatgtttagtagagtgctggacctggagttaggaagatttgagttgaaatctgacctcagacactggctttgtgaccttgggcaaaatcacCCAACCTCTATCtgtccctcaatttcctcaattgaaaATTAAGGatattgggttgttgtgaggataaaataagataatatatttcTTTGCAAACCTCAACAAACCACATCAATGCTATCTATTGTTATGTGCATTCCCAATAAAACATTGTTGGGAGCCAAAGGTCAAAGGTGGGTGACCAGAGAATGAAGAAACCCTGGAGTCACTTCCAGTTCCCAGATTCTTCAGTTCTAGGTATCTAGGCAAATAGGTAATGTTAATTATTCTTAAGAGCCCACATGTCTTAGAAGAGAGGTGTCTCCTGCAACATTTCTGAGTgaggctgaaccagattaaaatgtaattgcaaaatatttgataaattatggaaaaatacaattcaacatagataatgtcaatgtgtggttttctaagtcaatctatgccccacagggatccttatgtatcctcatttctatttgagtttgacaccactgctttaGATCAATACAAAAGTCACAGAGAGGGAAGCAGCAAAGGATGTCCCAGTCAATCTTATTTCTAACAAGACCCAGGTGTGCCCTTCTCCATGGAGATAAGGACAAGAAAAATATGCCAAAAGGAAGCTAGAACTCCGTCTTCAAGACAGTACCATTCTCCTAGAGAAGTCGATGATGTCCATTTGCTTCTTTCTCTAAATTCTGAGTTCATCCATGAGAGAGGAATCTAGATGATCTaagaatcaaggaaaacaaagcaGGGAATCAGGGCAAAAGGGATCCAGGGGGAAGGGAACTTTGCTAGAACACTCCTCTCCTCAGAAATCCCTGGGGTACcttaaaacagaaattaaaaaactACTCCTAgaaacctccttttccttccctcagaAGGCCCTTCCCAATCAGTGGCACAACCACATCAAAGAGCAAAACTTGGCATCACAGGCAGGAATCATACAGATAAGTTTCAgctcaatacaaaaaaaaaaaattactaattaCTTGAATTATCTAAGGTGCAGATAGGTTGCTCAATGAATTGCTAGGTTTGAAGagaagaaaacctgagttcaaatgtggcctcagatacttcctagctgtgtgattctaggcaagtcacttgacctctgtttgacTTAGACATATCTAGGAGTCTCGAAGGGTAGAGCTCTTGgcatggagtaaggaagatctgaattcaaatctggcctcagacacttactagctatggaaccctgtacaagtcactcaacctctgtttactttaatctactggaaaaggaaatagcaaatcaatctagtatctttgccaagaaaactctatggGCAATATCAGCATGATATGGTCCActgagtcataaagagtcattCACGACAAAGTGACTAAACATCAACAGTTATCCAAAAGTAGACTAGTTAGTCTCTCTCAAGTTAGTGGGTTTCTGTTCAAAGGAGATTTTTAAGTAGATGCTGGATGATCACTTTTCAATCATTTGTTCAAGTGAGTCTTAGCCAGGTATTGGTTTTATCTCCCAGTTCTGAAAGTCTGTGATCCTCTTAAAACAAACACTGAGATTATGAAGTTAACCAACAAACTAAGGAGTAGTTACAGACAATTATTATTTGCTAATGGTTCACCTCTAGCCTTGCAAAGGAAAACTTCACTGTCCTAATGCACAGCTTCCCAAATCCCTGCAAATATACAAGGAAATAGCACCATGCAAGTCCCACAGGCAATGTTCTCGGAAGGACAgccagagagatgagagagatcaCTGTATACCCTCCCCACATCAATAGTTACTCATATACTGTTTTAGGGAAGTTCCCTCTGTCTTCCAGAGGAGGGCAAGGGTTATTACAAGTAGAACATGGGGAATTTCATATAGATATACATCCAGGGGTATGTTGTGAGCCAGGTTTCAAAAGCTGATTATCAGTGTGAACAATCAGAAATAGatgaatgctacaaatcagaatCTGGTTTATTGTTCTCTTGATATCTGGACTTAAAAGAGTGATGAAGAAATGTTAATAAGCATATCAAAGTGAAAAGCATGTCATGAATGGTTTTCAGTTGTTAAACATATGCCAGCACATTCCTGCAGTGTATCGCAAAAGGCTTAATCTAGCTTTTGATAGCTTTAAACTGCaccaagatttttgggacaccctgaaaatgcagagaggaagaaagagagagatgctTGCATATACATATGTTAGATAATTTATATGACTGTATGAATAGGGGAAACAAAGACTGCTGAACCTTGGAGTTAtgacaaaggaatgaaaatgaaaaatgtgtaacaaaaaaaaaaagagggggaggagacaagatggcagagtagaaagatatacatatgctagctccaaaaccaCAGctcataaattacctgtaaagaagaactcccaacaaattctggagcagcagaagccacagaacaacggagtagaggagattcctgttccagagagccctgaaaaacccacataaaaggtccatcatgcacctGGACCCGGAGaagagctcagccctgccttggccaagcagcaccaagaggagcagatctgagcaggcttcagggacagaatctccagcagcagcgcaggttcCTTCACCCACAGgcagcaaaggtcagtgagagagtctttggCTCTCCAAGAGGgcagtggggtgtccccataactcagggcccctcaggaggcagcagcagagccagcagcagacaagggctcccaaagcaggcaggagctcagatccattgttgaaggtcttcacataaaccccctgagggaactgagccatgtgtggcagccctgtccccacccaagcagctgaacttaatctcaccctGAATAGCAGACCcacccctgctgaaagccctgaggctgggaagcagcatttgaatatcagaccctaagcactagctgggcagaactggaggtgtggtgggtctggagaggacactcagaagtcaagtaactggctgggaaaatgcccagaaaaggggaaaaaaaataagaccataggttacttccttggtgaacaggtgtctcttcccatcctttctgatgaggaagaacaatgcttaccatcagggaaagacatagaaatcaaggcttctgtatcccaaacatccaaaagaaatattccatgggctcaggccatggaagagctcaaaaaggattttgaaaatcaagttaaagaggtggaggaaaaactgggaggagaaatgagagacatgcaagaaaagcatgaaaagcaggtcaaaaccttgataaaggagacccaaaaacaccttgaaaagcaaactaactcaattggcaaaaggggttcaaaaagccaatgaggagaagaatgctttcaaaagcagaattacctaaatggaaaaggaggttcaaaagctcactgaagaaaatagttctttagaaattagcatggaacagatggatgctaaagactttatgagaaaccaagaaatcacaaaaaaaaaaccaaaagaatgaaaaaatggaagataatgtgaaatatctcattggaaaaacaactgacctggaaaataggtccaggagagacaatttaaaaattatgggactgcctgaaagccatgatcaaaaaaaaagcctagacatcatctttcacgaaattatcaaggaaaactgccgtgatattctagaaccagagggcaaaataaatgatcaaggaatccaccaatcactgcctgaaagagatccaaaaagagaaactcctaggaacattgtggccaaattccagagttcccaggtcaaggagaaaatattgcaagcagctagaaagaaacaattcaagtattgtgggaatataatcaggataacacaagatctagcagcttctacattaagggatagaagggagtggaatatgatattccagaagtcaaaggaactaggactaaaaccaagaaacacctacccagaaaaaatgagtataatacttcaggggaaaaaatggtctttcaatgaaatagaggactttcaagcattcttgatgaaaagaccagagctgaaaagaaaatttgactttcaaacacaagaatgaagagaagcatgaaaaggtaaacagcaaagagaagtcataagggacttactaaagttgaactgtttacattcctacatggaaagacaatatttgtaacttgaaacttttcagtatctgggtagttgttgggataacagggagagagagagagagagagagagagagagagagagagagagagagagagagagagagagagagagagagagagagagagagagagagagagagagagagagagagagagagagagagaacagagtgaattgaataggaagggatcatatcttaaaaaaatgaaattaagtggtgagagagaaatatatggggaggagaaagggagaagtggaatggggtaaattatctctcataaaagaggcaagcaaaagactttttagtggagggaaaaagaagagaggtgagagaaaaacatgaagtttactctcatcacatttgactcaaggaaggattAAAATGCAcacatcttggtatgaaaacttatcttacaatacaggaaagtgggggagaaggggataagcagggtgggggggtgatggaagggagggcaatgggaggagggagtaatttgaagtcaacactcttggggagggacaggatccaaagagagaatagaagcaatgggaggcaggataggagggagtgaaatatagttagtcttacacaacatgactattatggaagtcatttgcaaaactacacagatatggcctatattgaattgcttgtcttcccaaagggaatgggtggggagggagggatgaagagaagttggaactcatagttttaggaacaactgtcgagtactgttcttgctactaggaaataagaaataatggggaatagaaagttatttgaccctacaggacaaaagagaagatggggacaagggaagggagggatattagaagggagacagattggtgataggggtaattagaatgctcggtgttttggcatggggggaggggagaaatggggagaaaatttggaacccaaaattttgtgaaaacgaatgttaaaagctaaataaattaattttttaaaaaaaagaaatattacacaaaaaaactcaagaaaaatgaagttaaaaaataaaaaaaaaattttgaatttaaaaaaattgaatcaaATGGGGGTATTACACATACAATGACAAAATCAAAGAACCTCACAATGTTGCAAGGGATTCCAAAGGCCACCTGACACAACCTGTATCTAAACAAAAATATCTCTTTTCAATATGCTCAATCAGTGACAACCCAGCCTTCACAAGAGGTTTTTCCATGAGAGAGAATACACAGCCTCCTGAGGTACCTCATTCTCCTTCTGGCTATTATTAGGAACACTGTTTTTACATTTAGCCTAAATCATCCCTTTTGTAAGTTCTACCCATTGCTCTGCCCACTGAAAGGGTGAGAGAAGGGGGACTATTGTTTACCTGGAGTCCAGGAACTTATTCTATCTgtttaaatatgtgtgtacatcaATATGTATATAGCtattataactatatttcaatgtaattgatatcttttgtaacaccatatattttatcttatgaatttaaaaatatgattctaagAAGGgctccataggtttcaccagagtGCCAAAGAGTCCAGGGCACaaagcaaaaagggttaagaactccAGTACTGAGTGAAACAAAACTAATCTCATCCATCTTCCCCAAGAAATactttcaaatacataaagacaGTTTCATGACACCCCAAGCATCCTTATCCTAAACATCCCCGATATCCCATTTATTCAACCAATTCTACTTTGTCTCTCAGGCTCCACTATCTGAGTTATCCTCTTCTGGCTGTCATTCAGTTCATAAATGTCCTTCTCAAAATGATTCATAGGGAGGGGATAGTATAGGGAGACCATGAGAAAAGACATTCAGGATGAACTGCACAACACATGGAAGAAAGAACTTGGGATGAATCAACCagatagcctcagacacttttattagttgcatgaccctgataaagtcacttaacatctttcccagttttctcaactataaaattgagataataatagcacctaactcccagagtGGTTTAAAGTTCagatgaggtatttgtaaagtatttagcacaatgcctagcacatataTCCATTATATAATgctaattgttattattactatgttTATAAgcattattgttatcatcatcagtGGATTCTACTGGTTATCCAACTTCTGATATCTCTCCTTTTAACATTCAGATTCAGTTAGGTCACAATGAAAAATCTCACCACACTGACTGACTTCATTCTTCTGGGACTGACAGATGCATCTGAACTCCAAGTGGtggtgtttttctctctccttctcatctATGTGTCCAGTGTCATCAGTAATCTGATCATTATCGCTCTTACTCTGTTGGATTCCCACCTCCAGACACCTATGTATTTCTTCCTTCGGAATTTTTCCATCTTAGAAATTTTCTTCACATCTGTTTTTACTCCCAGAATCCTACTGAGCATCTCAACAGGGAACAAAGCCATCAGCTTTGTTGGCTGCTTCCTTCAATACTTTTTTGCCATATTTCTGGGGGCCACAGAATTTTACCTTCTGGCTGCCATGTCCTATGATCGCTATGTTGCCATTAAAAAACCCTTGCATTACACAACCATCATGAGCAGCAGAGTCTGCATCCTGCTTATTTTCTGCTCTTGGCTGGCTGGGTTCCTGATTGCTTCCCCAGCAGTCTTAATGGCTAGTTTCCTAGACTTCTGCTCATCCAATATAATAAATCATTATTACTGTGATACTACTCCCCTTCTAAAGCTCTCTTGCTCAGACACAAATCTGGTAGAGCTAGTTGATTCTCTTTTAGCTATAGCGACACTGATGTCCACCTTAGGTTTGGTGATTGTCTCGTATTCAAACATTATTCAGACGATTCTCAGATTTCCTTCTGCCCAGCAAAGGAAAAAGGCCTTTTCCACCTGTTCTTCCCATATGATTGTCATTTCTCTCTTCTATGGCAGCTGTATCTTCATGTATATTAAACCCTCAGCAAAGGAAGATTTCACCTTTCATAAGGAAGTAAGTATGTTTCCAACCTCAATCACTCCCCTGCTAAATCCTTTCATTTACACCCTAAGGAACAAACAAGTGATACAAGCCTTCAAGGACTTGGTTCAAAAGATCATGAATCATTAATGAGATACTCAATTCAAGCCTgagtgaaaaattagaagaaaataggTAAATGAAGCACTCACTCCaatcaaattgactaatatgacagaaaagggaaatgacagttgttggatatgggaaaattggaccaccaatgcactgttggtggagttgtgaactgattccaccattttggagagcatttTAGGACTAGGCTCAAACtatgtaccctttgacctagcaatatcactactagatctatattcgaaagagattttttaaaaaagaggaaaaggacttatatataCTATAGTATTTGTGCAGCtcttttttgtaatggcaaagaattggaagtcaaaggggtacccatcaattgggaaatggctgaagaagttgtggcatataattgtgatggaattgtgttataagaaatgaaaagcaggatactttcagaaaacctggaaagacgtaAATAAACTCAAGCAAAGTGACATGAGTAGagccattgtacacagtaacagcaatagtgtatGATGATCTAcggtgaataacttagctattctcaacaatacaaagatgcaagacaattgcaaaggacttatgatgaaaaatgctatcc is part of the Notamacropus eugenii isolate mMacEug1 chromosome 3, mMacEug1.pri_v2, whole genome shotgun sequence genome and harbors:
- the LOC140531464 gene encoding olfactory receptor 2AP1-like, which produces MKNLTTLTDFILLGLTDASELQVVVFFSLLLIYVSSVISNLIIIALTLLDSHLQTPMYFFLRNFSILEIFFTSVFTPRILLSISTGNKAISFVGCFLQYFFAIFLGATEFYLLAAMSYDRYVAIKKPLHYTTIMSSRVCILLIFCSWLAGFLIASPAVLMASFLDFCSSNIINHYYCDTTPLLKLSCSDTNLVELVDSLLAIATLMSTLGLVIVSYSNIIQTILRFPSAQQRKKAFSTCSSHMIVISLFYGSCIFMYIKPSAKEDFTFHKEVSMFPTSITPLLNPFIYTLRNKQVIQAFKDLVQKIMNH